A region from the Tepidibacillus fermentans genome encodes:
- a CDS encoding LL-diaminopimelate aminotransferase — protein sequence MTESYIQQLFAERIGGNQYGKSNEIYKFEKIKRAKAEARKNYPDVELLDLGVGEPDQMADQGVIETLYQAAQKLENRGYADNGGRDLKVAASEYLKNVFGVDGIDPDKEIVHVIGAKSALSMLPSAFINPGDITIMTVPGYPILGTHTKWLGGKVVNLPLLKENNFLPDLDSLDAETRRKAKLLYLNYPNNPTGASATREFFEKVVQFAKENNIIVIHDAAYAALTFDGVKPLSFLSIPGAKEVGIEVHSLSKSYNMTGWRIGFVAGNELIVRAFSDVKDNNDSGQFLAIQEAAIYALQHPEITEKTAEKYSRRHNLLMNTLKELGFQANKPKGSFFMYVEAPKGIKNGPTFATAEDFSQYLIKEKLISTVPWDDAGHFVRFSVTFMAKDEEDEIRVMNEIKNRLSTVEFVF from the coding sequence ATGACAGAAAGCTATATTCAACAATTATTCGCTGAACGAATTGGCGGGAATCAATACGGGAAAAGCAATGAAATTTATAAGTTTGAAAAGATTAAGCGTGCGAAAGCAGAAGCAAGAAAAAATTATCCCGACGTGGAACTGCTCGATCTAGGAGTTGGTGAGCCAGATCAAATGGCAGATCAAGGTGTGATCGAAACGCTTTATCAAGCAGCACAAAAACTAGAAAATCGTGGTTATGCTGATAATGGTGGCAGAGACTTAAAAGTTGCTGCATCAGAGTATTTGAAAAATGTGTTTGGTGTAGATGGAATCGATCCAGATAAAGAAATTGTTCATGTAATCGGGGCAAAATCTGCTTTATCGATGTTGCCTTCTGCTTTTATTAACCCTGGAGATATCACGATCATGACCGTTCCAGGCTATCCAATTTTAGGTACACATACGAAATGGCTAGGAGGCAAAGTGGTTAACTTACCCTTATTAAAAGAGAATAATTTCTTACCCGATTTAGATAGCTTAGATGCAGAAACCAGAAGAAAAGCAAAGCTACTTTATCTCAATTATCCAAATAACCCAACGGGTGCGAGCGCAACGAGAGAATTTTTTGAAAAAGTGGTTCAATTTGCAAAAGAAAATAATATCATCGTTATTCACGATGCCGCTTATGCTGCATTAACTTTTGACGGGGTGAAGCCCCTTAGTTTTCTTTCCATCCCCGGTGCAAAAGAAGTTGGAATAGAGGTTCACTCCCTTTCGAAATCATATAATATGACAGGGTGGCGGATTGGATTCGTTGCAGGGAATGAATTGATTGTTCGAGCATTCTCAGATGTCAAGGATAATAATGATTCTGGTCAATTCTTAGCGATTCAAGAGGCAGCGATCTATGCTTTACAACATCCTGAAATTACGGAAAAAACAGCAGAAAAATATTCTCGTCGACACAATCTATTAATGAATACTTTAAAAGAATTAGGATTTCAGGCAAATAAGCCAAAAGGTTCTTTCTTTATGTATGTTGAAGCACCAAAAGGAATTAAAAATGGTCCAACGTTTGCAACGGCAGAAGATTTTTCTCAATATCTAATCAAAGAAAAACTGATTTCGACGGTTCCTTGGGATGATGCAGGACATTTCGTTCGTTTTTCGGTAACGTTTATGGCTAAGGATGAAGAAGACGAGATCCGCGTGATGAATGAAATTAAAAATCGTTTATCTACGGTAGAATTCGTATTTTAA
- the dapF gene encoding diaminopimelate epimerase: protein MEFTKMHGLGNDFVVVAHFEDVPKAVNQLAIDICNRNFGVGADGLVFILPSDKADVRMRIFNADGTEAEQCGNAIRCVAKYVYDHKIKEKDKLSVETLAGIQHVKLHIENDLVSTVEVDMGEPILKGDLVPTAIDDPEVVNRPIEVDGMKFYFTAVSMGNPHAVIYVENAPDFDVEKWGPKLETHPLFPKKTNVEFVTVKNEHEVEMRVWERGVGQTLACGTGACATGVASVLTGQTSRDVTVRLKGGDLKVYWNKEDNHVYMTGEAKEVFKGTWLGEVK from the coding sequence ATGGAATTTACCAAAATGCATGGTTTGGGCAACGACTTTGTAGTCGTTGCCCATTTTGAGGATGTACCAAAAGCTGTCAATCAATTAGCCATTGATATTTGCAACCGCAATTTTGGCGTGGGAGCAGACGGACTAGTTTTTATTCTTCCATCTGATAAAGCAGATGTGAGAATGAGAATTTTTAATGCGGATGGAACAGAAGCAGAGCAATGTGGTAATGCGATTCGTTGTGTAGCAAAATATGTTTATGACCATAAGATCAAAGAAAAGGACAAGCTAAGTGTGGAGACCTTAGCTGGTATCCAACATGTTAAGTTACATATAGAGAACGATTTGGTTTCTACAGTAGAAGTGGATATGGGTGAACCGATTCTGAAAGGAGATCTGGTTCCTACAGCGATTGATGATCCAGAAGTGGTTAATCGCCCAATTGAAGTAGATGGAATGAAGTTTTACTTTACCGCAGTATCGATGGGTAATCCCCATGCAGTCATTTATGTCGAGAATGCTCCAGATTTTGATGTGGAAAAATGGGGTCCGAAATTAGAAACTCATCCCTTGTTCCCGAAGAAGACCAATGTAGAATTCGTCACAGTAAAAAATGAGCACGAAGTGGAAATGAGAGTTTGGGAACGGGGGGTTGGACAAACACTTGCGTGTGGCACAGGTGCATGTGCTACAGGTGTTGCGTCTGTTTTAACTGGGCAAACTTCACGTGATGTTACTGTTCGACTTAAAGGTGGAGATTTAAAGGTTTATTGGAACAAAGAGGACAACCATGTTTATATGACTGGAGAGGCGAAAGAAGTATTTAAAGGGACTTGGCTTGGCGAAGTAAAATGA